One window from the genome of Candidatus Hydrogenedentota bacterium encodes:
- a CDS encoding family 78 glycoside hydrolase catalytic domain, translating to MAGISAAQDVHASPPTPVNLRCDSLTDPIATRGGAPRLSWSFPSAEALQSQTAYQIIVSSTLEELQKDAGDLWDSGRIQSDQSQGIEYGGKSLHSRQTAFWKVCVWNQDGHRSAWSEAGRWRVGLTEESDWEASWIALSEDGAPDSPETGPAPYLRKTFELAKPIQSATVHVSGLGYYELYLNGARVGDHVLAPAPTNYDARNLRNLLYDYSDHSSTRVLYNAYDVSTLLQPGQNAIGMILGNGWYNQRDRRDEGWMWYDTPRMILQLEITYRDGTTERVVSDNTWTAATGALLHDGIFTGEVYDARLEPVGWNQSGFDDSNWRKAELVRAPTGKLMAQMAPPDRVTRNIKPVLVSKRGESGYSFDFGEMFSGWVSFKVEGPKGTRITLRYIEEMGGPYGQEDTYILSGKGDERYEPRFTWHAFRHVEIDGVPDSVTLSEVTGRVVHTGVERVGNFECSNELFNRIYENYIRTQLGNFHGAFISDCPHRERLGYTADGQYLMESCTLNFDMAQFYRKWLEDMADAQNRDTGHVPHTAPYGGGGGGPAWGASYVRVPWYYYQYYGDKDILRQHYPGMKHFVDYLGTRLNQEGLVDREEPGGWCLGDWANPDPVEIPPPFVNTCYYFHVADILSKAAEVLGEDQDATRYAELAQQIRKNINAAYFDADNARYWQNRQGANVFPLAFGIVPEEAFVPVLESLVDSILKNEGHFDTGILATPLMLDVLTASGREDIAFTLMNQRNYPGFGYILEKDATTLWEYWDGKLSHSHPMYGSVIRWFFTGLAGIQSDPERPGYKHIRIEPAIAGDLTHVAAEYRSVYGPIVSRWRIADNTLHLTVQVPPNTTATVLVPSADADSVRLESKSDWGRAERRAQEGTRAIYEVTAGTYDFSSADIGSIVKAIHAATPVILPRDAIISKPDRAKVSIESATADAEIFYTLDGTAPDQSSIRYSTPFELDSTAEVNAIACREGYIPSFTSSVSVNFVDPAIHGVDYGVYEGEWDERPPLELTAPVSSGRIHGFAVGEIEKREDHVAIVFTSNLEIDTEGDYNFHATANDGCVLYLDEKVVVDNTGYFGEKATTGTIHLQAGRHPLRVLYFENTGSESMDILMEGPNGEKQPIPPYRLFLKE from the coding sequence ATGGCCGGCATCAGCGCAGCGCAAGACGTTCACGCCAGCCCGCCGACGCCGGTGAACCTGCGATGTGATTCCCTCACGGACCCGATCGCCACCCGGGGCGGCGCGCCACGCCTGAGCTGGAGCTTCCCTTCCGCGGAAGCGCTGCAATCGCAAACGGCCTATCAGATCATCGTTTCCAGTACGCTGGAGGAACTGCAAAAGGATGCAGGCGACCTGTGGGACAGTGGCCGGATTCAAAGCGACCAGTCTCAGGGCATCGAGTACGGCGGAAAGTCGCTTCACTCCCGTCAAACCGCCTTCTGGAAGGTTTGCGTGTGGAATCAGGATGGTCACCGCTCGGCGTGGAGCGAAGCGGGCCGTTGGCGCGTGGGACTCACTGAGGAGAGCGACTGGGAGGCGAGCTGGATCGCCCTTTCGGAGGATGGCGCGCCGGATTCGCCGGAGACCGGCCCCGCGCCCTATCTCCGCAAAACCTTTGAACTGGCAAAGCCGATCCAGTCCGCCACGGTCCATGTCAGCGGTCTGGGTTACTACGAGCTCTACCTCAACGGCGCCAGGGTCGGCGATCATGTATTGGCGCCCGCGCCCACGAACTACGACGCGCGCAATCTGCGCAACCTGCTGTACGACTATAGCGATCATTCCTCAACCCGTGTGCTCTACAACGCCTACGATGTCTCCACCCTTCTCCAGCCGGGACAGAACGCCATCGGCATGATCCTTGGGAATGGCTGGTACAACCAGCGGGACCGCCGCGACGAGGGCTGGATGTGGTATGACACCCCCCGGATGATCCTGCAACTCGAAATCACCTACCGCGACGGGACGACAGAGCGCGTCGTCAGCGACAACACCTGGACCGCCGCCACCGGCGCGCTCCTGCACGATGGGATCTTCACCGGAGAGGTCTATGACGCGCGCCTGGAGCCCGTCGGTTGGAATCAAAGCGGCTTTGACGATTCCAACTGGAGGAAAGCGGAACTCGTCCGTGCCCCCACCGGAAAGCTGATGGCCCAGATGGCGCCGCCCGACCGGGTCACCCGAAACATCAAGCCGGTTCTCGTATCAAAGCGGGGCGAGAGCGGCTATTCCTTCGACTTCGGAGAAATGTTTTCCGGGTGGGTTAGCTTCAAGGTGGAAGGCCCGAAAGGGACTCGCATAACGCTTCGGTACATTGAAGAGATGGGCGGGCCCTATGGGCAGGAAGACACGTATATTCTATCCGGAAAGGGCGACGAGCGCTATGAGCCGCGCTTCACCTGGCACGCCTTTCGCCATGTCGAGATCGACGGCGTGCCCGATTCCGTTACCTTGAGCGAAGTGACCGGCCGGGTGGTGCACACCGGCGTGGAGCGGGTCGGGAATTTCGAGTGTTCCAACGAACTATTCAACCGAATTTATGAAAACTATATCCGTACCCAACTGGGAAATTTCCACGGCGCTTTCATCAGCGACTGTCCCCATCGGGAGCGGCTGGGCTATACCGCCGACGGGCAGTATCTGATGGAATCGTGCACCCTGAACTTTGACATGGCCCAGTTCTATCGCAAATGGCTGGAGGACATGGCGGACGCCCAGAACCGCGATACAGGGCACGTGCCCCATACGGCGCCCTACGGGGGCGGAGGTGGCGGACCGGCCTGGGGCGCTTCCTACGTTCGCGTGCCGTGGTACTATTATCAATACTACGGCGACAAGGACATCCTGCGGCAGCACTATCCCGGCATGAAACATTTTGTGGATTACCTCGGCACGCGGTTGAATCAGGAGGGGCTCGTGGACCGCGAAGAGCCGGGTGGCTGGTGTCTCGGAGACTGGGCGAACCCGGATCCCGTGGAGATTCCGCCCCCCTTTGTAAACACCTGTTATTACTTTCACGTGGCGGACATCCTTTCCAAAGCCGCCGAAGTCCTGGGGGAAGACCAGGACGCAACGCGTTATGCCGAGCTCGCGCAGCAGATCAGGAAGAACATAAATGCGGCCTATTTCGATGCCGACAACGCCCGGTACTGGCAGAACCGGCAGGGGGCGAACGTGTTCCCGCTGGCTTTCGGCATCGTACCGGAGGAGGCTTTCGTTCCCGTGCTCGAAAGCCTGGTCGATAGTATTCTGAAGAATGAGGGACACTTCGACACCGGGATCCTGGCGACGCCGCTGATGCTCGATGTCCTCACGGCATCTGGGCGTGAAGATATCGCCTTCACGCTGATGAACCAGCGGAACTATCCAGGATTTGGATACATACTCGAAAAGGATGCCACGACCCTGTGGGAGTACTGGGACGGGAAGCTGTCGCACAGCCACCCCATGTACGGCAGCGTCATCCGCTGGTTCTTCACGGGACTGGCCGGCATCCAATCGGACCCCGAACGGCCGGGCTATAAGCACATACGCATCGAACCCGCAATCGCGGGCGACCTGACACACGTCGCTGCGGAATACAGGTCGGTCTATGGTCCGATTGTCAGCCGCTGGCGCATAGCGGACAACACGCTCCACCTGACGGTACAAGTTCCTCCCAACACCACCGCCACGGTGCTGGTCCCGTCGGCCGACGCGGACTCCGTGCGTCTCGAAAGCAAGTCGGACTGGGGCCGTGCGGAGCGGCGGGCCCAGGAGGGAACTCGCGCGATTTACGAGGTGACAGCGGGGACGTACGACTTTAGCTCCGCAGACATCGGCAGCATCGTCAAGGCGATACATGCCGCAACCCCCGTCATTCTGCCACGGGATGCCATCATCTCAAAGCCGGATAGGGCAAAAGTCTCGATCGAGTCCGCAACGGCGGATGCGGAAATCTTCTATACGCTCGACGGCACCGCACCGGATCAAAGTTCGATCAGATATTCGACGCCCTTCGAGCTGGACAGCACGGCAGAGGTGAACGCAATAGCCTGTCGCGAGGGGTATATCCCGAGCTTTACGAGCAGCGTTTCGGTGAACTTTGTGGACCCGGCTATTCACGGGGTGGACTACGGGGTGTATGAAGGCGAATGGGACGAACGACCACCACTGGAACTCACCGCGCCGGTGTCCAGCGGACGGATTCACGGATTTGCTGTGGGTGAAATTGAAAAGCGGGAAGATCATGTCGCCATCGTTTTCACGAGCAACCTCGAGATCGATACCGAAGGCGACTACAACTTCCACGCCACCGCCAATGATGGTTGCGTTCTCTATCTCGACGAAAAAGTAGTCGTGGACAACACCGGCTACTTTGGCGAAAAGGCGACCACCGGAACGATACACCTGCAGGCGGGCCGGCACCCTCTCCGGGTGCTCTACTTCGAAAACACGGGGTCAGAGTCGATGGATATCCTCATGGAAGGGCCCAACGGGGAAAAACAGCCCATACCGCCCTACAGGCTGTTCCTGAAAGAGTAG
- a CDS encoding WG repeat-containing protein, which translates to MINKKRLGIACVTLGLLAAGGFAVYYGLRLKAQAHIRSLYGTIGPDGMPVAESEVAWVRDLADTLVEKANDPWLREAEKNFGLFGAFNQVRMTSAGLAGVFGIHAPNAEVFPVQTNRAIYYMKKNGEFLYRVDPGYAIASPYSEGVAAMGIFGPSRDPKYSSPLFEYVDLKGDNAVPGNYAEARPFKDGLAIAGKLDEHGKKHLGMIDKSGNWVIEAKFNALFEFVDGLAAAQMSSPDLSFDIAGFIDRTGEFVVIVDKVQWMKSSHHDGLALVWRTEAPEYIFVDREGKTVLAPDYDQVEPFFEGRAAVLKGEAWGYIDRQGNPVIPPQYRMVTPFENGMAAVLRDSPALRALEWTHEFVIEE; encoded by the coding sequence ATGATCAACAAGAAGCGACTTGGCATCGCGTGTGTAACGCTGGGCCTCCTGGCGGCAGGCGGCTTTGCCGTGTACTACGGACTCAGGCTGAAGGCCCAGGCGCACATCCGCAGCCTCTACGGGACCATAGGGCCCGACGGCATGCCGGTCGCTGAAAGCGAGGTGGCATGGGTGCGGGATTTGGCCGACACCCTGGTGGAGAAAGCCAACGATCCGTGGCTCCGAGAGGCCGAAAAGAACTTCGGGCTTTTTGGCGCCTTCAATCAAGTGCGTATGACCAGCGCGGGCCTCGCCGGTGTATTCGGCATCCACGCACCAAACGCCGAGGTATTCCCGGTTCAGACGAACCGCGCCATCTACTACATGAAGAAAAACGGAGAATTCCTCTATCGGGTCGATCCCGGCTATGCCATAGCCTCCCCCTATTCCGAGGGCGTAGCGGCCATGGGCATCTTCGGGCCAAGCCGCGATCCGAAATACTCCAGCCCGCTCTTTGAATATGTGGACCTTAAGGGTGACAACGCCGTGCCCGGCAACTATGCCGAAGCGCGCCCCTTCAAGGACGGCCTCGCTATCGCGGGCAAGCTGGACGAGCACGGCAAGAAGCATCTGGGCATGATCGACAAGTCGGGCAATTGGGTGATCGAGGCCAAATTCAACGCGCTGTTTGAGTTTGTAGACGGCCTGGCCGCTGCGCAGATGAGCAGTCCAGACTTGTCCTTCGACATCGCTGGATTCATTGACAGAACGGGCGAGTTTGTCGTCATAGTCGACAAGGTCCAGTGGATGAAAAGCTCCCACCACGACGGCCTCGCGCTGGTGTGGCGTACCGAAGCGCCCGAATATATCTTTGTCGACCGCGAAGGCAAGACGGTGCTCGCGCCCGACTACGATCAGGTCGAGCCCTTCTTCGAGGGCAGGGCGGCGGTTTTGAAAGGCGAGGCCTGGGGCTACATCGACCGCCAGGGCAACCCCGTCATCCCGCCCCAATACCGCATGGTGACGCCCTTTGAGAACGGCATGGCCGCGGTGCTCCGCGATTCCCCCGCGCTGCGGGCCTTGGAGTGGACGCACGAATTCGTGATAGAGGAATAG